A region from the Aegilops tauschii subsp. strangulata cultivar AL8/78 chromosome 5, Aet v6.0, whole genome shotgun sequence genome encodes:
- the LOC109765203 gene encoding uncharacterized protein, whose product MPPRRRGALGYRGVRVRPSGTYSAEIQAGGGMRLRLETFDTAQEGARSYDAAAWRLLRSLQDMNFTDVATRERAQELAPFPRLLTDEDRRKHRRREHRLRLAEMDEQAMALWSHRFPEDTNEEQFFAQRRAKRREERAAYREDKRTRRAVAKYNIALGDASSWDSGDERFLDAYAHTSDEDIIKTESESDE is encoded by the coding sequence atgccgcctcGCCGCCGGGGAGCTTTGGGCTACCGTGGCGTCCGCGTGCGTCCATCCGGCACCTACTCCGCCGAGATTCAGGCGGGCGGCGGCATGCGCCTCCGCCTCGAAACCTTCGATACCGCCCAAGAGGGCGCCCGCTCGTACGACGCTGCGGCGTGGCGCCTCCTGCGGTCCCTTCAGGACATGAACTTCACCGACGTggcgacgcgggagcgggcacaggagTTGGCGCCTTTCCCGCGGCTtctcaccgacgaggatcgtcgcaaGCACCGGAGACGGGAGCATCGTCTCAGGCTGGCCGAGATGGACGAGCAAGCCATGGCGTTGTGGAGCCATCGCTTCCCGGAAGACACCAACGAGGAACAGTTCTTCGCCCAGAGGAGggcgaagaggagggaggagcgagccgcctatcgcgaggacaagcgaaCGCGGAGGGCGGTAGCTAAATACAACATCGCGCTAGGAGATGCGTCCTCCTGGGACTCCGGCGACGAGCGGTTCCTTGACGCCTACGCGCACACGTCGGACGAGGACATCATCAAGACAGAGTCCGAGTCAGACGAGTAG